The following proteins are co-located in the Acinetobacter shaoyimingii genome:
- a CDS encoding DUF4126 domain-containing protein produces METIIGLCIGIGLSAACGFRVFVPLLVMSIASLMGWFEPMKGFEWLAMPAVCAALAVATVTEIAAYYIPWVDNVLDTISTPAAMIAGTLATMAVSTGEMSQFASWASAIIVGGGTAGAVQMSTVALRGVSTATTGGVANPVVSTGEWIGALVVSVLAFVVPVLVVIVGVIAMIWLVRWVRRRKQQVTEHEMV; encoded by the coding sequence ATGGAAACAATCATCGGTCTATGTATAGGTATTGGTCTCAGCGCTGCATGTGGTTTTCGCGTATTTGTACCGCTATTGGTGATGAGTATCGCATCACTGATGGGATGGTTCGAACCGATGAAAGGCTTTGAATGGTTGGCGATGCCTGCTGTATGTGCTGCACTTGCAGTGGCAACAGTGACTGAAATTGCTGCCTACTACATTCCTTGGGTCGACAATGTCCTCGATACCATTTCCACACCTGCTGCTATGATTGCAGGAACACTGGCAACTATGGCAGTCAGCACTGGTGAGATGTCGCAATTTGCCAGTTGGGCATCTGCGATTATTGTGGGTGGTGGGACAGCAGGTGCAGTGCAAATGAGTACGGTTGCTTTACGTGGCGTTTCTACAGCAACCACAGGAGGCGTGGCAAATCCAGTTGTCTCTACAGGAGAATGGATAGGGGCGTTGGTGGTTTCAGTGTTAGCTTTTGTTGTACCTGTTTTAGTGGTGATTGTGGGTGTTATTGCTATGATCTGGTTGGTTCGTTGGGTGCGCCGTCGGAAACAGCAAGTGACTGAACATGAGATGGTTTAA
- a CDS encoding RluA family pseudouridine synthase: MSFDQFVYAPPQDPLSIVYEDDDLVVIDKPAGLLSVPGRLPEHHDSAYLRIVEEYPNAKITHRLDMATSGILMFAKHRDAEVAVSKMFQARTVKKNYIALVQGQFEADKGSVDVPLITDWENRPRQIVHFELGKPAQTLYEVLEYDEASDISRVLLTPITGRSHQLRVHMQYIGHPITGDKLYHPEPTRSLLNRMALHATYLAFQQPLSGVDVEIRGKVPF; this comes from the coding sequence ATGTCATTTGATCAATTTGTTTATGCACCGCCACAAGATCCATTATCGATTGTGTATGAGGATGATGATTTGGTGGTTATCGATAAACCAGCAGGTCTATTGTCGGTGCCTGGACGTTTACCTGAACATCATGACAGTGCGTACCTACGTATTGTAGAGGAGTATCCCAACGCTAAAATTACACATCGTTTAGATATGGCAACCTCTGGTATTTTGATGTTTGCTAAACACCGTGATGCGGAAGTGGCTGTCAGTAAAATGTTCCAAGCACGAACTGTGAAGAAGAATTATATAGCTTTGGTTCAAGGTCAGTTTGAAGCTGATAAAGGCAGTGTAGATGTACCGCTAATCACAGATTGGGAAAATCGTCCACGTCAGATTGTGCATTTTGAATTGGGTAAACCTGCTCAAACTTTATATGAAGTACTTGAGTATGATGAAGCAAGTGATATTTCACGCGTATTATTGACTCCCATTACGGGGCGTTCGCACCAACTGCGTGTACATATGCAATATATTGGTCATCCTATTACAGGGGACAAGTTGTATCACCCTGAACCTACACGAAGTTTGCTTAATCGTATGGCGCTTCATGCAACATATTTGGCTTTTCAACAGCCATTGAGTGGTGTGGATGTCGAGATTCGTGGAAAAGTTCCTTTTTAA
- a CDS encoding tyrosinase family protein: protein MKKGIAKLVILASTCGILSISTYAQKIPSLETYVKDLKNLNALNQGFAEMRKANFAEPNTAKYRTSLNYWANIHGYFGYDKKSENLQEYYEELIKQCYDKAKGEPERKACGFYQNYYASLNNQTAGNDKIAQEVWGTCEHGTEFFLPWHRLYLHYFEKTLRKASGNPNLQLPYWKYEDNIDNNNLLFLPWLFTQNYLSAFDIKRTIGLNENKIGIKVRGDNKTIDITGFEALQAVDFYRDDKAGFSNLIESNPHNLMHCAVGANCYAPNMGLVPAAGNDPIFYLHHRNIDRLWQKWMLKKAKGQKIDLAWAKANLGMPATWFEKEMKFVDENGNLVSRKVADAFNSEFMPDYDDLGLKSDPTLLASESNKLLMSPLGHHENIEISNINVLGAQVSRANFKDLPVNNMLRSTGPAISYLTIQNIELVNKPMLTYAVYMVSKKDTSKRSYLTTFSFFGLNNVHAHHGKTKIGDMKLIVSDNLQEIGAQSLADFELIFEPTDFTSNPVFTQLSKDGLKIGKILLTSEPIS, encoded by the coding sequence ATGAAAAAGGGAATTGCAAAATTAGTAATTTTGGCCAGTACGTGTGGAATTTTATCTATATCTACTTATGCACAGAAGATTCCGAGTTTAGAAACTTACGTAAAAGATTTAAAGAATTTAAATGCATTGAACCAAGGCTTTGCTGAAATGAGAAAGGCCAATTTCGCTGAGCCAAACACAGCGAAATATAGAACAAGTCTAAATTATTGGGCAAATATACATGGTTACTTTGGGTATGATAAAAAATCTGAAAATTTACAAGAATATTATGAAGAGTTAATTAAACAATGCTATGACAAAGCGAAAGGTGAGCCAGAAAGGAAGGCATGTGGTTTCTATCAAAACTACTATGCTTCATTGAATAATCAGACGGCAGGTAATGATAAAATTGCTCAGGAGGTTTGGGGAACTTGTGAACATGGTACGGAGTTTTTTTTACCATGGCATCGCTTGTATCTACATTATTTCGAAAAAACATTGAGGAAAGCGAGTGGTAATCCCAACTTACAACTCCCTTATTGGAAATATGAAGATAATATAGATAACAATAATTTATTATTTTTACCGTGGTTATTTACGCAAAATTATTTATCTGCTTTCGATATTAAACGAACCATTGGACTAAACGAAAATAAAATAGGAATAAAAGTAAGAGGAGATAATAAAACAATTGATATTACAGGTTTTGAAGCATTACAAGCGGTCGATTTTTATAGAGATGATAAAGCAGGATTTTCAAACTTAATTGAAAGTAATCCGCACAACTTAATGCACTGTGCCGTTGGTGCAAACTGCTATGCCCCGAATATGGGCTTGGTTCCTGCTGCAGGTAATGATCCAATTTTCTATTTACATCATCGTAATATTGATCGTTTATGGCAAAAATGGATGCTTAAAAAAGCAAAGGGACAAAAAATTGACCTTGCGTGGGCTAAAGCTAATCTTGGTATGCCTGCGACATGGTTTGAGAAGGAAATGAAGTTTGTAGATGAAAACGGGAATCTTGTATCAAGAAAAGTAGCTGATGCGTTTAATTCAGAATTTATGCCGGATTATGATGATTTAGGCTTAAAATCTGATCCAACACTGCTTGCTAGTGAATCTAATAAACTTTTAATGAGTCCTTTAGGTCATCATGAGAATATTGAAATCAGTAATATCAATGTATTAGGTGCTCAAGTTTCAAGAGCCAATTTTAAAGATCTTCCAGTAAATAATATGCTTAGATCAACTGGCCCAGCAATTTCATATCTAACTATACAAAATATTGAGTTGGTGAATAAGCCAATGCTTACTTATGCTGTATATATGGTAAGTAAAAAAGACACGAGTAAACGAAGCTATCTGACGACCTTCTCTTTCTTTGGTTTAAATAATGTCCACGCTCATCATGGAAAAACTAAGATTGGCGATATGAAATTAATTGTTTCAGATAATCTGCAAGAAATAGGTGCGCAAAGTTTGGCAGACTTTGAATTAATTTTTGAGCCGACCGATTTTACTTCTAATCCAGTCTTTACGCAGTTAAGCAAAGACGGATTAAAAATTGGTAAAATACTGCTTACATCTGAGCCTATTTCATAA
- a CDS encoding NUDIX hydrolase has protein sequence MAYQDFYRLSSHAVITNANQQILLLKAGYADQAWGLPGGGLDVGETIHQALYRECKEELGLDVQIEYLSGVYFHAVVMSHAFIFRCHIQHDATIQVSHEHSEYRWFDLKDLSPIQKIRVQDCLDYSGEVRSRAF, from the coding sequence GTGGCCTATCAAGATTTTTATCGATTAAGTTCTCATGCGGTCATCACCAATGCGAATCAGCAAATATTACTCCTTAAAGCAGGCTATGCTGATCAAGCTTGGGGCTTACCTGGTGGTGGTTTAGATGTAGGAGAAACCATTCATCAGGCGCTATATCGTGAATGTAAAGAAGAATTAGGACTCGATGTTCAGATTGAGTATCTTTCAGGTGTTTATTTTCATGCGGTGGTTATGTCGCATGCTTTTATCTTTAGATGCCACATTCAGCATGATGCGACAATTCAAGTCAGTCATGAACATAGTGAATATCGTTGGTTTGATTTAAAAGATTTAAGTCCTATACAAAAAATACGTGTACAGGATTGTCTTGATTATTCGGGTGAAGTTCGAAGCCGAGCATTTTAA
- a CDS encoding zinc ribbon domain-containing protein YjdM encodes MTLPHCPKCSSEYTYEDGDLLICPECSHEWKEGEITEDVIIIKDANGNVLTDGDTVTVIKDLKIKGSSSVVKVGTKAKNIRLLPEATDGHDIDCKVDGFGAMKLKSEFVKKV; translated from the coding sequence ATGACTTTACCTCATTGTCCAAAGTGCAGCTCTGAATATACCTATGAAGATGGCGATTTGTTGATTTGTCCTGAATGTTCACATGAGTGGAAAGAAGGGGAAATCACAGAAGATGTTATTATCATTAAAGATGCAAATGGTAATGTGCTGACTGATGGTGATACCGTTACAGTCATTAAAGATTTAAAAATTAAAGGTTCTTCATCTGTCGTTAAAGTAGGGACAAAGGCAAAGAATATTCGATTACTTCCAGAAGCAACCGATGGTCATGATATCGACTGTAAAGTTGATGGTTTTGGTGCAATGAAGCTCAAATCTGAATTTGTTAAAAAAGTTTAA
- a CDS encoding SseB family protein codes for MNLQKLFTQTQENYELIPFFIEQLLVSDVYCLGTKDQDNQIQFRVLETDEGDQAIPFFLSSETIQEDLGTEVEYLTLNTRKLFEMTSGATLVMNPTSALTKEFQPEEIKAILETQDQE; via the coding sequence ATGAACCTCCAAAAACTATTCACCCAAACCCAAGAAAACTACGAACTGATTCCCTTTTTTATTGAGCAGCTTCTAGTTTCAGATGTGTACTGCTTAGGTACAAAAGATCAGGATAATCAAATCCAATTTCGAGTGCTTGAAACAGATGAAGGCGATCAAGCCATTCCATTCTTTCTATCAAGTGAAACGATTCAAGAAGATTTGGGAACTGAGGTTGAGTATTTAACCTTAAATACTCGAAAACTGTTTGAAATGACCTCAGGTGCAACTTTAGTCATGAATCCTACTTCAGCTTTAACAAAAGAGTTTCAACCAGAAGAAATCAAAGCGATTTTAGAAACCCAAGATCAAGAATAA
- a CDS encoding antitoxin: MTTAKVFMTGRSQAIRLPKEFHFKGKEVEIFRRGDEVVLREKSVTAEHFFQVLAQMPDDFYSDERVDEPPQERERF; the protein is encoded by the coding sequence ATGACGACCGCAAAAGTTTTTATGACCGGACGTAGTCAAGCCATTCGCTTACCCAAAGAATTTCATTTTAAAGGCAAAGAAGTTGAAATCTTTCGTCGTGGCGATGAAGTGGTATTGCGTGAAAAATCAGTCACAGCAGAACATTTCTTTCAGGTTTTGGCACAAATGCCTGATGACTTTTATAGCGATGAAAGAGTGGATGAACCACCACAAGAGCGAGAAAGATTTTAA
- a CDS encoding nuclear transport factor 2 family protein, translated as MKIQIDGDQHLAQEVLQQIQLWDNAIISTKINELLNQCSKDISMFDVSCQLNGIDEYKNEWQKFSPYFSEGMKISRRNVKLYASEELAILHCHSKVENVAMKDKGMMPWCRTTLCLQKQNNQWRVVHQHISMPIDMLTGKAVFLKDEPKLRMVI; from the coding sequence ATGAAAATTCAAATTGATGGCGATCAACATCTTGCCCAAGAAGTATTACAACAAATTCAACTCTGGGATAATGCAATTATTAGCACTAAAATCAATGAGTTGTTGAACCAATGTTCAAAAGATATCAGTATGTTCGATGTCAGTTGCCAACTCAATGGTATTGATGAATATAAAAATGAATGGCAAAAATTTAGTCCATATTTTTCAGAAGGTATGAAGATTTCACGTCGTAATGTCAAACTTTATGCGAGTGAAGAACTTGCCATTTTGCATTGCCATTCCAAAGTTGAAAATGTTGCCATGAAAGATAAGGGAATGATGCCTTGGTGTCGTACAACTTTATGTTTACAAAAGCAAAATAATCAATGGCGAGTGGTTCATCAGCATATTTCTATGCCTATTGACATGTTAACAGGCAAAGCTGTTTTTTTGAAAGATGAACCAAAACTACGTATGGTGATTTAA
- a CDS encoding GGDEF domain-containing protein, with product MMNTLKNLLSSHVLFRRVVIILINVLMGWFDYLTGYEFAFSIFYLVPIAIAAWFDNFKVTSLAIFMASIIWLCIYMTSGHYYSNPYVVYWNIGVRIIFFYIVAYLLYKIRAAMNELTLMAMKDSLTALNNTRAFNLAYQEIQKNNLKKQQQIAISIIDLDGFKAVNDTLGHSKGDEVLIRFAELLKNAVQNSACVARIGGDEFAIILENIDFISAEEFEKKLRIKFLESGLNDEFGIDYSMGMSIFNELPESVDKATHCADKLMYQSKLRGKSRTIIQSY from the coding sequence ATGATGAATACCCTGAAAAATTTACTTTCCTCTCATGTCTTATTCCGGCGTGTAGTGATCATTTTGATCAATGTGCTTATGGGGTGGTTTGACTATTTAACTGGTTATGAGTTTGCTTTTAGTATTTTCTATTTGGTGCCCATTGCCATTGCTGCTTGGTTTGACAACTTCAAAGTCACCAGCTTAGCCATATTTATGGCATCCATTATTTGGTTATGCATTTATATGACCTCAGGTCACTATTATTCAAACCCCTATGTGGTGTATTGGAATATTGGTGTAAGAATCATCTTTTTTTATATTGTGGCTTATTTGCTTTACAAGATTAGAGCAGCAATGAATGAGTTAACACTCATGGCCATGAAAGATAGCCTCACCGCTTTAAATAATACCCGTGCTTTTAACTTAGCCTACCAAGAAATTCAAAAAAATAATTTAAAAAAACAACAACAAATCGCAATTTCAATCATAGACTTAGATGGATTTAAAGCAGTGAATGACACGCTTGGACACAGTAAAGGTGATGAAGTTTTAATTCGATTTGCGGAATTACTCAAAAATGCTGTGCAAAATTCTGCTTGTGTTGCTCGAATCGGGGGAGATGAGTTTGCAATCATTCTAGAAAATATTGATTTTATTAGTGCGGAAGAATTTGAAAAAAAATTAAGAATAAAATTTTTAGAAAGTGGTTTAAATGATGAATTTGGCATTGATTACAGTATGGGGATGAGTATTTTCAATGAGTTACCCGAAAGTGTTGATAAAGCGACCCATTGTGCAGATAAATTGATGTATCAATCAAAATTGCGTGGTAAGTCTAGAACCATTATCCAGTCCTATTAG
- a CDS encoding YegP family protein: protein MAGWYEISQASDGQYKFVLKAGNAETILTSELYKAKASAQNGIESVQKNSGSDANYDRVDAKNGKPYFNLKAANHQIIGTSQLYSSAAARDNGIESVKNNGSTTTIKDLTG, encoded by the coding sequence ATGGCAGGTTGGTATGAAATTTCTCAAGCAAGTGATGGACAATATAAATTCGTTTTAAAAGCGGGTAATGCAGAAACGATTTTAACCAGTGAATTATATAAAGCCAAAGCCTCTGCTCAAAATGGGATTGAATCAGTGCAAAAAAATAGTGGCAGTGATGCAAATTATGATCGTGTAGATGCTAAAAATGGTAAACCTTATTTTAATTTAAAGGCTGCAAATCATCAGATCATTGGCACCAGTCAACTGTATTCAAGTGCTGCTGCAAGAGATAATGGTATCGAGTCGGTGAAAAATAATGGTTCAACAACCACGATTAAAGATTTAACAGGATAA
- a CDS encoding low temperature requirement protein A, with protein MNSPIKSINRWINPLSPRDPHEPHRVATSLELLFDLIFVVAIATAGQQLHHSLIENHIDAGITSYLMVFFGLWWAWMNFTWFASAYDNDDAGYRIMTFIQIIGSMVIAAGIMDAFQKQDFDVIIIGYVIMRLSLVTQWFRVAKSDVERRQTALRYAFGIICVQVGWLIYHFTPVDFGVIVFLLLVVAELSVPIFAESYNRTPWHAHHIAERYSLLTIIVLGESIVGSYSAVVDAIHNQLFSTELMFLMVGGLILMFSMWWMYFDSNIAECLNSRKRAFIWGYGHFFIFVAVAAIGASLAACVDVATHHAEISDQLAGYLIAIPLVIYTTALWSLHFSHQFDGLEKWFYPLTTIIVLCIPILSTDIGYSVFAISIVYAIRLICMKTFIRA; from the coding sequence ATGAACTCTCCTATTAAAAGTATAAATCGGTGGATTAATCCACTATCTCCTCGTGATCCACATGAACCGCATCGTGTTGCAACATCATTAGAATTGTTATTTGACTTAATTTTTGTGGTCGCTATCGCGACAGCAGGTCAACAACTACATCATAGTTTGATTGAAAACCATATCGATGCTGGTATCACCAGCTATTTGATGGTGTTTTTTGGATTATGGTGGGCTTGGATGAACTTTACTTGGTTTGCTTCTGCCTATGACAATGATGATGCAGGCTATCGCATTATGACCTTTATCCAAATTATTGGTTCAATGGTCATTGCGGCAGGGATCATGGATGCATTTCAAAAGCAAGACTTTGATGTGATTATCATTGGTTATGTGATTATGCGTTTGAGTCTGGTCACTCAATGGTTTCGTGTTGCTAAAAGTGATGTAGAACGCCGTCAGACCGCTTTGAGATATGCTTTTGGCATTATATGTGTTCAAGTCGGTTGGCTCATTTATCACTTCACTCCAGTAGATTTTGGCGTGATCGTTTTTCTGCTCTTGGTTGTGGCTGAGTTAAGTGTGCCCATTTTTGCCGAATCTTATAATAGAACACCATGGCATGCACATCACATTGCTGAGCGTTATTCCCTGCTTACAATTATTGTTTTGGGTGAATCTATCGTTGGCAGTTATTCAGCTGTAGTTGATGCCATTCATAACCAGCTATTCAGTACGGAATTAATGTTTCTGATGGTTGGCGGATTGATTCTAATGTTTAGCATGTGGTGGATGTATTTCGATAGTAATATTGCAGAGTGTTTAAATAGCCGTAAACGCGCGTTTATATGGGGCTATGGGCATTTCTTTATCTTTGTGGCTGTGGCAGCGATTGGTGCAAGCTTGGCTGCATGTGTCGATGTCGCTACACATCATGCTGAAATTTCTGACCAATTGGCAGGGTATTTGATCGCAATACCTTTAGTGATTTATACCACAGCCTTATGGTCTTTACATTTTTCACATCAATTTGATGGCTTGGAAAAATGGTTTTATCCATTGACCACGATTATTGTGCTTTGTATCCCTATATTGAGTACAGATATTGGCTATAGTGTATTTGCAATATCAATTGTTTATGCAATTCGACTGATTTGTATGAAAACCTTTATTCGTGCTTGA
- a CDS encoding AI-2E family transporter: MDHLKSTLTEQENNNHENDQQNQDTQTKRALRLMAGFVIATIIILALYYGKEILIPLALSVLLAFLLEPLVSRLKKWGLPQFPSIALVVLFALSVLGGAGTYLGYQLATLSQEMPQYQDTIEKKINSVKSVTSGPSIWDGAISTIQTVQKSMQEIAPDEQKKSDIQKVQMVGDQQSTTEAALEWGAKIVSPLATAGIVFLFVVLILLNRKDLHDRLLKLLGGNLNVGTDALDEAAVRIGTYLRMQLLVNATYGVPMAIGLYFIGVPAAIMWGMVAVVMRFIPYVGPLISMIFPITLAFAVDPTWNMVLWTLGLILLLELVSNNVIEPWLYGESTGLSTLAIIVAATFWTSLWGPIGLILSTPLTACILVLANYIPALSFMKVFIGSDSVLTPPERFYQRLVAGDVDDALEISQAYIEEGMPKKISLFGRHKRSKQSNDELISRKVNGFYEDVSIPSIRLFSESHNTDASAEHRLRMHQGLKLFNHDFQIEYAAEIDLSEPKVACLGARWEVDVLVSSMLAHGLNLRKVPAQSHNEALIQSNIDVLESLPESVEIVCLSVFHQQPQAQIRLLNHRLKTHFPHLKLVFATWGNSSDELRDDIIRRYEPDAVVATVNELMLSIDALLIEQGENPARELLNENEDERLAALHDLQLLEPETLPIYKQYIEEATQAFDVRYAQISLVDEDWVNTPGSPLADENANPIEAGIPREESICTHLVHQNEALIIEDIDRDPRFRQNPELNKSKIKFYAGVPLRTQQGLVLGSLCILDQHVRQMSEDDVVLLNELADDLIETLSNEKTRQQKLEEIGKLQQAESTHMLSMDS, from the coding sequence ATGGATCATCTCAAAAGTACTTTGACAGAACAAGAAAATAACAATCACGAGAATGATCAACAGAATCAAGATACACAAACAAAGCGCGCACTGAGGCTCATGGCTGGTTTTGTGATTGCAACGATTATCATTTTGGCTTTGTACTATGGCAAAGAGATTCTCATCCCATTAGCACTTTCAGTTTTATTGGCATTCTTACTTGAACCCTTAGTGTCTCGGCTTAAAAAGTGGGGACTTCCGCAGTTTCCTTCAATCGCACTGGTTGTACTTTTTGCATTAAGTGTGTTGGGTGGGGCAGGTACTTATTTGGGCTATCAACTGGCGACACTTAGCCAAGAAATGCCACAGTATCAGGACACCATTGAAAAGAAAATTAACTCCGTTAAAAGTGTCACGTCTGGACCGAGCATTTGGGATGGAGCAATCAGTACCATTCAAACCGTGCAAAAATCGATGCAAGAAATAGCACCTGATGAGCAAAAAAAATCTGATATACAAAAAGTACAGATGGTGGGCGATCAACAAAGTACCACAGAAGCCGCATTGGAGTGGGGTGCAAAAATTGTCAGTCCACTCGCCACTGCGGGTATTGTGTTCTTATTTGTGGTGCTGATTTTACTCAATCGAAAAGATTTGCATGATCGCTTGTTGAAACTCTTAGGTGGAAATCTAAATGTCGGTACAGATGCTTTGGATGAAGCAGCAGTTCGTATAGGAACCTATTTGCGAATGCAGCTATTGGTCAATGCCACTTATGGTGTTCCGATGGCCATTGGACTGTATTTTATTGGCGTTCCAGCAGCCATAATGTGGGGCATGGTGGCTGTGGTCATGCGTTTTATTCCCTATGTGGGACCACTGATTTCCATGATTTTTCCAATTACATTGGCTTTTGCTGTCGATCCGACTTGGAACATGGTGCTCTGGACCTTAGGGCTCATTTTGCTCTTAGAACTGGTGAGTAATAATGTGATTGAGCCGTGGCTGTATGGTGAAAGTACAGGGCTTTCAACATTAGCGATCATTGTTGCTGCAACCTTTTGGACGTCGTTATGGGGTCCGATAGGTTTAATTCTTTCAACGCCGTTAACGGCATGTATTTTGGTCTTGGCAAATTACATTCCAGCATTATCCTTTATGAAAGTGTTTATTGGTAGTGACTCAGTGTTGACACCTCCAGAACGATTTTATCAACGTTTAGTGGCAGGAGATGTTGATGATGCATTAGAAATTTCACAGGCCTACATTGAAGAAGGTATGCCTAAAAAGATTAGCTTGTTTGGTCGCCATAAGCGTTCTAAGCAAAGTAATGATGAGTTGATCAGTCGCAAAGTCAACGGCTTTTATGAAGATGTCTCTATACCTTCTATTCGATTGTTTTCAGAAAGTCATAACACTGATGCCAGTGCTGAACATCGTTTACGTATGCATCAAGGTTTAAAATTATTCAATCATGATTTTCAAATAGAGTATGCAGCTGAAATTGATCTATCAGAGCCGAAAGTGGCGTGTTTAGGTGCACGTTGGGAAGTTGATGTACTGGTTTCATCTATGCTGGCACATGGTTTAAATTTACGTAAAGTCCCAGCACAAAGCCATAATGAAGCCTTGATTCAATCTAATATTGATGTGTTGGAGAGCCTTCCAGAAAGTGTAGAAATCGTCTGCTTATCAGTATTTCATCAACAACCTCAGGCTCAAATTCGACTGCTGAACCATCGTTTAAAAACTCATTTTCCACATTTAAAACTGGTGTTTGCCACTTGGGGCAATAGCAGTGACGAGCTGAGAGACGACATCATTCGCCGTTATGAGCCAGATGCGGTGGTGGCAACGGTCAATGAGTTAATGCTCAGTATAGATGCGCTTTTGATTGAACAAGGTGAAAACCCAGCACGTGAATTACTCAATGAAAATGAAGATGAGCGTTTGGCTGCATTACACGATTTGCAATTATTAGAACCAGAAACACTCCCAATCTATAAGCAATATATAGAGGAAGCTACACAAGCTTTTGACGTCAGATATGCGCAAATTTCATTGGTAGACGAAGACTGGGTGAATACACCAGGTAGCCCATTGGCAGATGAAAATGCAAATCCAATTGAAGCAGGAATTCCAAGAGAAGAGTCCATCTGTACACACTTGGTTCATCAAAATGAAGCGCTGATTATTGAAGATATTGACCGTGATCCTCGTTTTAGACAAAACCCAGAGTTGAATAAAAGCAAAATCAAATTTTATGCAGGCGTACCTCTGAGGACACAGCAAGGATTAGTGCTTGGAAGTTTGTGTATTTTGGATCAACATGTTCGTCAAATGAGTGAGGATGATGTTGTATTACTGAATGAATTAGCGGATGACTTAATTGAAACCTTAAGCAATGAGAAGACGCGACAGCAAAAACTTGAGGAAATTGGCAAACTTCAACAAGCAGAATCTACACATATGCTGTCCATGGATTCTTAA
- a CDS encoding ribonuclease E inhibitor RraB, translating to MTDRDYQQFPDDDNGDVLWQMHQDGDDLTEAHEIEYSIAFTSQEQAEKCALFLLHEEQKISLFVDEESDLKEWIITIYMYMEPEYSDIVDLEEWVTKIAEQYQGVYDGWGCMAYVYDDEIEDDESPASLNS from the coding sequence ATGACTGACCGCGACTACCAACAATTCCCCGATGATGACAATGGCGATGTACTTTGGCAAATGCATCAAGATGGTGATGACCTCACCGAAGCACATGAAATTGAATATTCAATTGCATTCACGAGCCAAGAACAAGCTGAGAAATGTGCATTGTTTCTTCTACATGAAGAACAAAAAATCAGTTTATTTGTCGACGAAGAATCTGATCTTAAAGAATGGATTATCACCATATACATGTATATGGAGCCTGAATATTCAGACATTGTTGACTTAGAAGAGTGGGTGACCAAAATCGCTGAGCAATATCAAGGTGTTTATGATGGTTGGGGCTGTATGGCCTATGTCTATGATGATGAAATTGAAGATGACGAATCGCCAGCTTCACTCAACTCGTAA
- a CDS encoding zinc ribbon-containing protein produces the protein MVTAGSKPGTGFYFCVQCGHRTYLEIGTDRLPPCTKCLGNQFNDKIA, from the coding sequence ATGGTTACTGCTGGCTCTAAACCGGGAACAGGTTTCTATTTTTGCGTCCAATGCGGACATCGAACCTACTTAGAAATTGGTACAGACCGCTTACCACCGTGTACCAAATGCCTTGGCAATCAATTTAACGACAAGATTGCTTAA